One Elaeis guineensis isolate ETL-2024a chromosome 10, EG11, whole genome shotgun sequence genomic window carries:
- the LOC105059828 gene encoding probable UDP-arabinose 4-epimerase 3 isoform X1 yields the protein MLPVNRSRNQPRAGRSWLFSGSFIGMDYSDSRHKPHFLGKVLMAAILTALCIFILKQSPGFSGDSMFSRHEPGVTHVLVTGGAGYIGSHAALRLLKESYRVTIVDNLSRGNIGAIKVLQELFPEPGRLQFIYADLGDAKAVNQIFAQNAFDAVMHFAAVAYVGESTLEPLRYYHNITANTLVILEAMAAHGVKTLIYSSTCATYGEPEKMPITEETPQFPINPYGKAKKMAEDIILDFSKNADMAVMILRYFNVIGSDPEGRLGEAPRPELREHGRISGACFDAALGIIPGLKVKGADYPTADGTCVRDYIDVTDLVDAHVKALDMARPNKVSIYNVGTGKGRSVKEFVEACKKATGANIKVEYLDRRPGDYAEVYSDPSKINRELNWTAQYTDLQESLSIAWKWQKSHRNGYGSPSVMTA from the exons ATGCTACCTGTCAACAGGAGTAGAAATCAGCCTAGGGCTGGTAGATCTTGGCTCTTTTCAGGTTCTTTTATTG GAATGGATTACTCAGATTCAAGACACAAGCCTCATTTTCTTGGAAAAGTTCTTATGGCTGCTATCCTCACAGCTTtgtgcatatttattttgaagcAATCCCCTGGTTTCAGTGGTGATAGTATG TTTTCTCGTCATGAACCTGGGGTAACCCATGTGTTAGTAACAGGTGGCGCCGGATATATTGGCTCACATGCTGCACTTCGACTCTTGAAGGAGTCATATCGAGTGACAATTGTG GATAACCTTTCTAGGGGAaatattggagcaattaaggttctCCAGGAGCTATTCCCAGAGCCAGGGAGACTTCAATTTATTTATGCTGATCTGGGCGATGCAAAAGCT GTCAACCAAATATTTGCACAAAATGCATTTGATGCTGTTATGCACTTTGCAGCTGTTGCATACGTTGGGGAAAGTACACTTGAACCTCTTAG GTACTATCATAATATCACTGCAAACACATTGGTCATCCTGGAGGCTATGGCAGCACATGGTGTTAAAACTCTTATTTACTCAAGTACGTGTGCAACTTATGGGGAGCCTGAAAAAATGCCTATTACAGAAGAAACTCCTCAG TTTCCCATCAACCCATATGGGAAGGCCAAGAAAATGGCAGAGGACATCATTTTGGATTTCTCAAAGAATGCAGACATGGCTGTGATGATCTTAAG ATATTTCAATGTCATTGGGTCAGATCCAGAGGGAAGGTTAGGTGAGGCTCCTAGACCTGAATTACGAGAGCATGGACGTATATCTGGTGCATGCTTTGATGCAGCATTAGGAATAATTCCAGGGCTGAAG GTTAAAGGAGCAGACTATCCCACAGCTGATGGAACTTGTGTAAGAGATTATATTGATGTCACTGATCTGGTTGATGCTCACGTGAAAGCTCTTGACATGGCAAGGCCTAACAAAGTTAGTATATACAATGTCGGCACCGGAAAAG GTAGATCAGTTAAGGAGTTTGTGGAAGCCTGCAAGAAAGCTACCGGGGCCAACATTAAGGTTGAATACCTTGACCGAAGACCAGGTGACTATGCTGAGGTATACAGTGACCCTTCAAAGATTAATCGTGAACTCAACTGGACGGCGCAATACACTGATCTTCAGGAGAGCCTTTCCATTGCATGGAAATGGCAGAAATCACATCGCAATGGCTATGGATCACCTTCAGTTATGACTGCTTAA
- the LOC105059828 gene encoding probable UDP-arabinose 4-epimerase 3 isoform X4 — protein MLPVNRSRNQPRAGRSWLFSGMDYSDSRHKPHFLGKVLMAAILTALCIFILKQSPGFSGDSMFSRHEPGVTHVLVTGGAGYIGSHAALRLLKESYRVTIVDNLSRGNIGAIKVLQELFPEPGRLQFIYADLGDAKAVNQIFAQNAFDAVMHFAAVAYVGESTLEPLRYYHNITANTLVILEAMAAHGVKTLIYSSTCATYGEPEKMPITEETPQFPINPYGKAKKMAEDIILDFSKNADMAVMILRYFNVIGSDPEGRLGEAPRPELREHGRISGACFDAALGIIPGLKVKGADYPTADGTCVRDYIDVTDLVDAHVKALDMARPNKVSIYNVGTGKGRSVKEFVEACKKATGANIKVEYLDRRPGDYAEVYSDPSKINRELNWTAQYTDLQESLSIAWKWQKSHRNGYGSPSVMTA, from the exons ATGCTACCTGTCAACAGGAGTAGAAATCAGCCTAGGGCTGGTAGATCTTGGCTCTTTTCAG GAATGGATTACTCAGATTCAAGACACAAGCCTCATTTTCTTGGAAAAGTTCTTATGGCTGCTATCCTCACAGCTTtgtgcatatttattttgaagcAATCCCCTGGTTTCAGTGGTGATAGTATG TTTTCTCGTCATGAACCTGGGGTAACCCATGTGTTAGTAACAGGTGGCGCCGGATATATTGGCTCACATGCTGCACTTCGACTCTTGAAGGAGTCATATCGAGTGACAATTGTG GATAACCTTTCTAGGGGAaatattggagcaattaaggttctCCAGGAGCTATTCCCAGAGCCAGGGAGACTTCAATTTATTTATGCTGATCTGGGCGATGCAAAAGCT GTCAACCAAATATTTGCACAAAATGCATTTGATGCTGTTATGCACTTTGCAGCTGTTGCATACGTTGGGGAAAGTACACTTGAACCTCTTAG GTACTATCATAATATCACTGCAAACACATTGGTCATCCTGGAGGCTATGGCAGCACATGGTGTTAAAACTCTTATTTACTCAAGTACGTGTGCAACTTATGGGGAGCCTGAAAAAATGCCTATTACAGAAGAAACTCCTCAG TTTCCCATCAACCCATATGGGAAGGCCAAGAAAATGGCAGAGGACATCATTTTGGATTTCTCAAAGAATGCAGACATGGCTGTGATGATCTTAAG ATATTTCAATGTCATTGGGTCAGATCCAGAGGGAAGGTTAGGTGAGGCTCCTAGACCTGAATTACGAGAGCATGGACGTATATCTGGTGCATGCTTTGATGCAGCATTAGGAATAATTCCAGGGCTGAAG GTTAAAGGAGCAGACTATCCCACAGCTGATGGAACTTGTGTAAGAGATTATATTGATGTCACTGATCTGGTTGATGCTCACGTGAAAGCTCTTGACATGGCAAGGCCTAACAAAGTTAGTATATACAATGTCGGCACCGGAAAAG GTAGATCAGTTAAGGAGTTTGTGGAAGCCTGCAAGAAAGCTACCGGGGCCAACATTAAGGTTGAATACCTTGACCGAAGACCAGGTGACTATGCTGAGGTATACAGTGACCCTTCAAAGATTAATCGTGAACTCAACTGGACGGCGCAATACACTGATCTTCAGGAGAGCCTTTCCATTGCATGGAAATGGCAGAAATCACATCGCAATGGCTATGGATCACCTTCAGTTATGACTGCTTAA
- the LOC105059828 gene encoding probable UDP-arabinose 4-epimerase 3 isoform X3 has protein sequence MDYSDSRHKPHFLGKVLMAAILTALCIFILKQSPGFSGDSMFSRHEPGVTHVLVTGGAGYIGSHAALRLLKESYRVTIVDNLSRGNIGAIKVLQELFPEPGRLQFIYADLGDAKAVNQIFAQNAFDAVMHFAAVAYVGESTLEPLRYYHNITANTLVILEAMAAHGVKTLIYSSTCATYGEPEKMPITEETPQFPINPYGKAKKMAEDIILDFSKNADMAVMILRYFNVIGSDPEGRLGEAPRPELREHGRISGACFDAALGIIPGLKVKGADYPTADGTCVRDYIDVTDLVDAHVKALDMARPNKVSIYNVGTGKGRSVKEFVEACKKATGANIKVEYLDRRPGDYAEVYSDPSKINRELNWTAQYTDLQESLSIAWKWQKSHRNGYGSPSVMTA, from the exons ATGGATTACTCAGATTCAAGACACAAGCCTCATTTTCTTGGAAAAGTTCTTATGGCTGCTATCCTCACAGCTTtgtgcatatttattttgaagcAATCCCCTGGTTTCAGTGGTGATAGTATG TTTTCTCGTCATGAACCTGGGGTAACCCATGTGTTAGTAACAGGTGGCGCCGGATATATTGGCTCACATGCTGCACTTCGACTCTTGAAGGAGTCATATCGAGTGACAATTGTG GATAACCTTTCTAGGGGAaatattggagcaattaaggttctCCAGGAGCTATTCCCAGAGCCAGGGAGACTTCAATTTATTTATGCTGATCTGGGCGATGCAAAAGCT GTCAACCAAATATTTGCACAAAATGCATTTGATGCTGTTATGCACTTTGCAGCTGTTGCATACGTTGGGGAAAGTACACTTGAACCTCTTAG GTACTATCATAATATCACTGCAAACACATTGGTCATCCTGGAGGCTATGGCAGCACATGGTGTTAAAACTCTTATTTACTCAAGTACGTGTGCAACTTATGGGGAGCCTGAAAAAATGCCTATTACAGAAGAAACTCCTCAG TTTCCCATCAACCCATATGGGAAGGCCAAGAAAATGGCAGAGGACATCATTTTGGATTTCTCAAAGAATGCAGACATGGCTGTGATGATCTTAAG ATATTTCAATGTCATTGGGTCAGATCCAGAGGGAAGGTTAGGTGAGGCTCCTAGACCTGAATTACGAGAGCATGGACGTATATCTGGTGCATGCTTTGATGCAGCATTAGGAATAATTCCAGGGCTGAAG GTTAAAGGAGCAGACTATCCCACAGCTGATGGAACTTGTGTAAGAGATTATATTGATGTCACTGATCTGGTTGATGCTCACGTGAAAGCTCTTGACATGGCAAGGCCTAACAAAGTTAGTATATACAATGTCGGCACCGGAAAAG GTAGATCAGTTAAGGAGTTTGTGGAAGCCTGCAAGAAAGCTACCGGGGCCAACATTAAGGTTGAATACCTTGACCGAAGACCAGGTGACTATGCTGAGGTATACAGTGACCCTTCAAAGATTAATCGTGAACTCAACTGGACGGCGCAATACACTGATCTTCAGGAGAGCCTTTCCATTGCATGGAAATGGCAGAAATCACATCGCAATGGCTATGGATCACCTTCAGTTATGACTGCTTAA
- the LOC105059828 gene encoding probable UDP-arabinose 4-epimerase 3 isoform X2 codes for MLPVNRSRNQPRAGMDYSDSRHKPHFLGKVLMAAILTALCIFILKQSPGFSGDSMFSRHEPGVTHVLVTGGAGYIGSHAALRLLKESYRVTIVDNLSRGNIGAIKVLQELFPEPGRLQFIYADLGDAKAVNQIFAQNAFDAVMHFAAVAYVGESTLEPLRYYHNITANTLVILEAMAAHGVKTLIYSSTCATYGEPEKMPITEETPQFPINPYGKAKKMAEDIILDFSKNADMAVMILRYFNVIGSDPEGRLGEAPRPELREHGRISGACFDAALGIIPGLKVKGADYPTADGTCVRDYIDVTDLVDAHVKALDMARPNKVSIYNVGTGKGRSVKEFVEACKKATGANIKVEYLDRRPGDYAEVYSDPSKINRELNWTAQYTDLQESLSIAWKWQKSHRNGYGSPSVMTA; via the exons ATGCTACCTGTCAACAGGAGTAGAAATCAGCCTAGGGCTG GAATGGATTACTCAGATTCAAGACACAAGCCTCATTTTCTTGGAAAAGTTCTTATGGCTGCTATCCTCACAGCTTtgtgcatatttattttgaagcAATCCCCTGGTTTCAGTGGTGATAGTATG TTTTCTCGTCATGAACCTGGGGTAACCCATGTGTTAGTAACAGGTGGCGCCGGATATATTGGCTCACATGCTGCACTTCGACTCTTGAAGGAGTCATATCGAGTGACAATTGTG GATAACCTTTCTAGGGGAaatattggagcaattaaggttctCCAGGAGCTATTCCCAGAGCCAGGGAGACTTCAATTTATTTATGCTGATCTGGGCGATGCAAAAGCT GTCAACCAAATATTTGCACAAAATGCATTTGATGCTGTTATGCACTTTGCAGCTGTTGCATACGTTGGGGAAAGTACACTTGAACCTCTTAG GTACTATCATAATATCACTGCAAACACATTGGTCATCCTGGAGGCTATGGCAGCACATGGTGTTAAAACTCTTATTTACTCAAGTACGTGTGCAACTTATGGGGAGCCTGAAAAAATGCCTATTACAGAAGAAACTCCTCAG TTTCCCATCAACCCATATGGGAAGGCCAAGAAAATGGCAGAGGACATCATTTTGGATTTCTCAAAGAATGCAGACATGGCTGTGATGATCTTAAG ATATTTCAATGTCATTGGGTCAGATCCAGAGGGAAGGTTAGGTGAGGCTCCTAGACCTGAATTACGAGAGCATGGACGTATATCTGGTGCATGCTTTGATGCAGCATTAGGAATAATTCCAGGGCTGAAG GTTAAAGGAGCAGACTATCCCACAGCTGATGGAACTTGTGTAAGAGATTATATTGATGTCACTGATCTGGTTGATGCTCACGTGAAAGCTCTTGACATGGCAAGGCCTAACAAAGTTAGTATATACAATGTCGGCACCGGAAAAG GTAGATCAGTTAAGGAGTTTGTGGAAGCCTGCAAGAAAGCTACCGGGGCCAACATTAAGGTTGAATACCTTGACCGAAGACCAGGTGACTATGCTGAGGTATACAGTGACCCTTCAAAGATTAATCGTGAACTCAACTGGACGGCGCAATACACTGATCTTCAGGAGAGCCTTTCCATTGCATGGAAATGGCAGAAATCACATCGCAATGGCTATGGATCACCTTCAGTTATGACTGCTTAA